The Papaver somniferum cultivar HN1 chromosome 3, ASM357369v1, whole genome shotgun sequence genome includes a region encoding these proteins:
- the LOC113357152 gene encoding serine/threonine-protein kinase SAPK10-like — MDRSALTVGPGMDLPIMHDSDRYELVKDIGSGNFGIARLMRDKQTRELVAVKYIERGDKIDENVQREIINHRSLRHPNIVRFKEVILTPTHLAIVMEYASGGELFERICNAGRFSEDEARFFFQQLISGVSYCHSMQVCHRDLKLENTLLDGSPAPRLKICDFGYSKSSVLHSQPKSTVGTPAYIAPEVLLKKEYDGKIADVWSCGVTLYVMLMGAYPFEDPEEPKNFKKTIQRILSVQYSVPDQISPECRHLISRIFVGTPSTRITMAEIRNHEWFLKNLPADLMVENNQFEEADQPTQSIDEIMQIISEATIPAAVTRGLNEYLNELDFDDDMDDMESDPELDIDSSGEIVYAM; from the exons ATGGATAGATCAGCTTTAACAGTGGGACCAGGCATGGATTTGCCGATAATGCATGATAGTGATCGTTATGAACTTGTTAAAGATATTGGTTCTGGGAATTTTGGTATTGCAAGATTGATGAGAGATAAACAAACTAGAGAACTTGTTGCTGTTAAATACATCGAAAGAGGAGATAag ATTGATGAAAATGTTCAAAGGGAGATCATTAACCATAGATCTCTGCGGCATCCAAATATTGTTAGATTCAAAGAG GTTATTTTGACGCCTACACATCTTGCTATTGTGATGGAATATGCATCTGGTGGAGAGCTTTTTGAGCGTATTTGCAATGCCGGTCGCTTTAGTGAGGATGAG GCTCGTTTTTTCTTCCAACAACTAATATCCGGAGTCAGCTACTGTCACTCGATG CAAGTATGTCACCGTGATCTCAAGTTGGAAAACACACTATTGGATGGAAGCCCGGCACCTCGCTTGAAGATATGCGACTTTGGGTACTCCAAG TCTTCAGTGCTGCACTCGCAACCAAAATCGACTGTTGGGACCCCAGCATACATCGCTCCAGAAGTCTTGCTTAAGAAGGAATATGATGGCAAG ATTGCCGATGTGTGGTCATGCGGGGTTACTCTTTATGTCATGCTGATGGGTGCATACCCTTTTGAGGATCCTGAGGAACCGAAGAACTTTAAGAAGACAATTCAG CGAATTTTGAGTGTCCAGTATTCTGTCCCAGATCAAATATCCCCCGAGTGTCGCCACCTCATCTCAAGAATTTTTGTTGGCACCCCTTCAACA AGGATAACAATGGCTGAGATCCGGAACCATGAGTGGTTTCTAAAGAACCTTCCAGCTGACCTCATGGTTGAAAACAACCAGTTTGAAGAGGCCGACCAACCTACACAGAGCATTGATGAAATCATGCAGATCATATCAGAGGCAACGATTCCTGCAGCTGTTACTCGCGGCCTCAATGAGTATCTGAATGAATTGGACTTTGATGACGACATGGATGATATGGAGAGTGACCCTGAACTAGATATTGACAGCAGTGGGGAAATAGTCTATGCTATGTAA